One Thermodesulfobacteriota bacterium genomic window, ATACCCAACGGCTTCGTAGCCTCCTTCGCGCCCTACGTCGATTTCGTGCCCGTATGCCCCGAGCTCGAAATAGGGCTGGGGCGCCGCGCGACCCGATAAAGGTGGTGAGCGGGCCCGGCGGGCGGAGGCTCGTGCAGCCCGCTACCGGGAGAGACCTCACGGACGCGATGAACGGCTTTGCAGACGGGTTCGTCGGGGGCATAAACGATGCCGACGGCTTCATACTCAAGAGCCGCTCGCCCTCCTGTGGCATAAAGGATGCCTGGGAATTCCCCGGCGCCGAAAGCGAAACAGCCTCGGGCAAGGGCGCGGGATTCTTCGCCGCGAAGGTGCTCGAAAGATTCCCCTGCCTCCCGGTGGAGGACGAGGGGAGGCTCCTCGATTTCAGTGTGAGGGAGAGCTTCCTTACGAGGGTCTACGCGCTTGTGCGTTTCAGGGAGGCGAGAGAGGCGGGCACGATGCGCGCGCTCGCCGGGTTCCAGGCCGAGAACAAGCTCCTCCTCATGGCCCGCAGCCGGGACGGGATGCGCACGCTCGGGAGAATCGCCGCCAACCCGCGCGGACTGCCGACGGAGAGCGTCCTGGAAGAATACGGCGCGAGGCTCGCGAAGACGCTTGCGCTTCTCCCCCGAAGGGCGTCCGACGTGAACGTCCTCATGCACGCGATGGGGTATTTCCGGGACGAGCTCGCCGGGAAGGAAAAGGCGTATTTCCTTTCGCTCCTGGACGACTTCAGAGAGGGGCGCATACCGCTTTCGGCCGTGATAACCGTCGTGGGCTCGTGGATAGTGAAATACGGCGAAGAGTACCTCGAGGCCCAGACCTGCTTCCGCCCCTACCCCCCGGGACTAATGGAGCCCGGCGATCCCGGCAAGGGGCGCGATATATGATCCCGTCCCGGCGGCCCTGAACGGAATCCCGGAGGGCCCGTGAAACGTATACTCATAAGGAGGCGATCGAGACCGCGCCGAAACCGCTGGCACGACCCGCGAGAGGTGAAAAAATTATAAGAATTCTCGGAATTATATGTTAAAGTTTAGTGGGGGGATTCGTAAAAAGATGAGAAAGATACTGTTACTTCTACCTTTTCTGCTGGCTGCCGGGTGCAGCCGCCCGAGCGTTTACATTCCCGAATCATACAGGACGAAGAGGCCCTCGGAAGCCGAATCGAAGGCAAAAGAAACTGAATCGGCCATAGTCACGTCGGGGAAGAGCGAAGAGTACACCAACTTCAAGGCGCCTTATAACGAGGTGTGGACGGCGGCGCTCGAAAGCGTCGAGTTCCTCAAGTGGCCGATCGCTTTCATCGACCCCGCCGAGGGCGTGATAAGGCTGAAAGAAGCATACGTTTACAGGAAGAACGGAAAGCTCCTCCGCGCGTACACCTATCCATCGAAGGCCGACATCCAATCGTCGTCGATAAACGACTACCTCGAAAAGATCGCGAAGTATACGCCGGGGACGGCCGATACCGTCTACACGCAGGAGAATCTCAAGGTCACGCTGAAGAAGATTTCGGACGAAGTCACGGAAGTGAAGATAGATTATTCCATCAGACCCTACACATACCAGGGGACGATCGGGTACGAGGTGCTCTCGAACGGGTACATCGATTCGATGATCATAGACAAGATGAAAGAAGAGATCACCCCCCGGCCGGTAGCGCGCAACTGAGATGAACACCCTCCTCCTCGCCGCCGGGATAGTCGTATGTTTCGCCGCGCTCTTCTTGCTCGAACGGTATTACAGCGGCGGGAAGAAGAACGGGGACGAGGAAGGGGAGTGACGCGCAAAGTGTCTTCTTCGACGCGTAGAGTCTGATACTCAGCACTCTTCGCGCGCCTGCTGCCGCAGAATCACAGCCCTAGCTACAAAACACCTAAATATTGCAAGCCGTGTAAACGGCGAAGCAATACCCCTCCGGGCCGGCGGGCCACGCCCGCTGGAATTCGAAGTGGCAACATTACGTTATTACCACTCACCGCTCCTTATCCACTATGGATTCACGCCCCACCCTACGAATCTCATATTATTGCAAGCCGCTTGCGGCGCGGCAATACCCCTCCGGGCCGTCAAAATTCGCGTTAAGAAAATCGAGTGCATGAGCGTTAAAAATCCGATGTGGGGCTGTGGGCCGGTGGAGGATTTAGCGAAGGAACGATGATTTTTAGCAGAATTTTTCCCGGCCCGTGACTTTTGCTACTTTTGGTCAAGCAAAAGTAGAAAGCCTTATTCCGACCTCACCAATTAAGTACAAAACTTCCCCTTCAGCCGCTGGCGGACCGTGTCCGCTGACAATCGAAGTAGCGGCGTCTTGCTAATATCACCTGTCGCACTTCACGTGGTTTCAGCAACTTCGGTGCTACGTCGAAAATCACACGTACGTGTGTGGTCAGCCAAAAGTAGAAGTAGTTAATACTTTTGCCTCTCTTATTTTTAAAAACTGGATTCCCGATACAGGCATTCGGGAATGACAACCAGAGGATTGTTGCTTTATAGAGCGGTACCAGATAAACGCCTACGCGATAAGGTAACGGCGTCCGATTTCGAGCGAGCGAGGAATCATTGTTCAGAATGACGCGAGTGGGGGTCGTGGCTCGCAGCCGCGACATCGGATTCATGCACGCGCGGCGTGCTGGATTCCCGATTAAGACACTCGGGAATGACAGCCAGAGGGTTGATGTCCTATGGAGCAATACTGAATAGACGTCGAGGATTTAGGTGAAGGCGTCCGATTCCTCGTTCGAAATCGTTGGGAATGACAAAAAATATGCCTCTTCGTGATCATGCACACGTGTGTGCCTACGGCTTGAATAAACCCATCTTCGAAATTATCTCGTCCATGTTCCCCTGGGCGACCTCGCGGGCGCGGCGCGTGCCTTCGTGGAGAATATCACGCACGTCGCCCGGCCTCGACTCGTAGAACCTTCGTTTCTCGCGTATGGGTTCGAGTAGCTCGTTTATGGCGCGGGCGAGCTTCTTCTTCACCTCGACGTCGCCGACCTTGCCGGCGCGGTAGCGGGTCTTGAGGTCCTCTATTTCCCCGGCGTTCGTGTTGAACGCATCGTGGTAGATAAAGACGGGGTTGCCCTCGACCGTGCCGGGTATGTCGGCCCGGATGCGGTTGGGGTCGGTGTACATGGTCCGGACGCGCGCCTCGACCTCCTTCGGGTCGTCGGAGAGGTATATACAGTTGTCGAGGCTCTTCGACATCTTGCGGTTCCCGTCCGTCCCGACGAGGCGCGACGTCTCGCTTATGACGGGCTCGGGCTCGGTGAAGTATTCCCCGTAGAGGAAGTTGAACCTCCGGGCGAGCTCGCGCGTGAGCTCTATGTGGCTAAGCTGGTCCTCGCCGACGGGGACCTTCGTCGCCTTGAACATGAGAATGTCGGCGGCCATGAGGACGGGGTACCCGAGGAGGCCGACGGAGTAGTTCTCGCCGACGCCCATGTCCTGGATCTTCTCCTTCAGGGTCGGGATGCGCTCGGCGCGAGGGACGCCGCAGAACATGGCGAGTATGGCGTAGAGCTCGGTGATGTAGGGAATCTGCGACTGGACGTAGAACGTGGACTTGTCCGGGTCCATCCCGACGGCGAGCCAGTCCATGACCATTTCGAGCGTGTTGCGCTCGACCTCGCCGACCTTGTCGTAATGTGTCGTCAGCATGTGGAGGTCGGCTACGAGGAAGAAGCAGTCGTAGTCGTCCTGGAATTTTATACGGTTCACGAGCGAGCCCACGAGATGCCCCAGGTGAAGCCGCCCGGTGGGCCTGTCCCCCGTGACGAGGATCGGTTTATTTGCCGTCATGCGTCGTTACTCCCTTCAATTATCGTATGTTTAAGGGGATTAATATACATGGAGGTAAAGAAAATGTCTTTTTCTGACATTTGATGTGTCGGAATCGGATACCAGACTGTCAGAACGACTAAAATATTTAAATTTGAACGCTTTTATTCCGACAAAATATTTTATAATAAACTCACAGATGCGACGCGGTGAAAACAAATGATCAAGGTTTCCCTCGGAAAAGCGAAAATGCGAATGGATGAGCTCCTGGAACGAGTCGAAGAAGGCGAAGAAGTCGTTATAACCCGCGGAGGGAGACCCGTCGCAAAGCTCGTTCCTCTCACGGAGGCATCCACGAAACCCGTGCGCAAATTGGGCTCGGCAAAAGGCAAAATCATAATAGCCGATGATTTCGACGAACCCGTCGAAGATTTTAATTCTATATAACAGGTGAAGATGAGATCCTGAATGTTTTGGTTTGTGTCACTATGGAGCAGTACCAGACAGACTTTCGTGCAGTCTGCCGAGGGCTCTCGATTCCTCGCCCCGCCCTCTATTATTCCGCCTTGCGGCCATTTAATCTATTGCGTATCAAACCTGTTTCAAGGAGGCCTTTCATGCGATTCATGTTCAAAGTAAATATTTCGGTCGAAGCCGGCAACGAGGCCGCCAGGAGGGGCGAGCTGGGCCCGAAGATACAGGCCATAATCGAAGAGCAGAAGCCGGAATCGATAT contains:
- a CDS encoding DUF2281 domain-containing protein, producing MIKVSLGKAKMRMDELLERVEEGEEVVITRGGRPVAKLVPLTEASTKPVRKLGSAKGKIIIADDFDEPVEDFNSI
- a CDS encoding YbgA family protein; the encoded protein is MARSRDGMRTLGRIAANPRGLPTESVLEEYGARLAKTLALLPRRASDVNVLMHAMGYFRDELAGKEKAYFLSLLDDFREGRIPLSAVITVVGSWIVKYGEEYLEAQTCFRPYPPGLMEPGDPGKGRDI
- the trpS gene encoding tryptophan--tRNA ligase, whose product is MTANKPILVTGDRPTGRLHLGHLVGSLVNRIKFQDDYDCFFLVADLHMLTTHYDKVGEVERNTLEMVMDWLAVGMDPDKSTFYVQSQIPYITELYAILAMFCGVPRAERIPTLKEKIQDMGVGENYSVGLLGYPVLMAADILMFKATKVPVGEDQLSHIELTRELARRFNFLYGEYFTEPEPVISETSRLVGTDGNRKMSKSLDNCIYLSDDPKEVEARVRTMYTDPNRIRADIPGTVEGNPVFIYHDAFNTNAGEIEDLKTRYRAGKVGDVEVKKKLARAINELLEPIREKRRFYESRPGDVRDILHEGTRRAREVAQGNMDEIISKMGLFKP